Within the Dolichospermum compactum NIES-806 genome, the region CTACACTATTTGAGATTACTGTATTGATGTAGCTGCAATTTTACTGGTTTATCTTGTTCATAAATAAACTGTTCTTTCATTAACAAAGCCATTTCCGCTTTTTGTAATTCCACACCTAAATACATTGCATGAGAAACTTGTAAACCAGGACAATCTGTGAATATTTGCTGGGAAAGTTTATGTGCAGATTTACCAGAATAACAATTAACTACTTCTCCAGAACCAGGAGTTGTATGTTCGACCATAATTTGATGATTCTGAATGGTAATAATAAAACTCCCAGCGGGATCAAAATAGTCTTTTTGTTGAGAAATTTTAGGATATTGGGATGAAATAATATTGGCGACATTTTCAAAGCAATCATCATAAATATGGGCGCTTTGACTAATGGTAATTAATGCCCCCATTTTCAAGACATGATCAGTTTTTTTAATTAAATAATTATAAATATACTTTTGTAAAGCCCTTAATCCCATTGCATTCGCTGGCCAAGCTGAAAACATATCATTACTGCGAAAAGTTGCAGTTAAAGATAATTCATGATCAACTATTCTCACCCAAATATGATTAAGACAGGGGGGATTGTCATTATCATCTTGACTAGCATCCCATAAGGACATCACAGCCCTCGCGGAATCAATATCATTGGCTAATTTGTCAATTACCTTTTCAATTTGATCACGTCCAAACCAAGAACGTAAACGTTGCCCATAGGTGTATTTTACTCCTTCTTGATTGGGTGCATCATCTAAAATTTGCGAAATATATTCTTCTAAAAAACCTCTATCTATTGGTAAATAATTGGGTTCGGGAAAATAAAAATCATCAGGTTCTTCGGTGACAACTGCCATTAAATCTATCAATTCTTGCCATTTACCATCATAACCAGTTGGTCTAATTGTGCCGGTGGTTTTAATTCTGTGAATGATTTTTACCCAAGTTTCAGCAATTGTTTTTCCTTCAATTCTGTGTCCATAGCGTGTTCCTGGTAAAACTGTTGGTTCAACTGTAGTCATGGGAAATTCTACAGGTGTTCCCCAAGGTACAACGGTTTCTTTTTGGGCGTAATATTGAATTTTTCCGACAGCATCAGAAATTGATGTAGCGTCTTGAATTTCTACGGAATGCCGTAATTTTTCCAAGACATTTATATCAATATCAATATCAATATAACCAGGAACTTGAGAACGAATTACCCAAGATTTTCGCCCGGCATCACTAATACTTTCTTCCACACCATAACGGAAGAAATCACTTAAACATTGACAAGCACCAGCATTTTTATCTTCTTTGGTAGCATTGAGAATAACTAAATACCGCACATGAGGATTTAGTAATAAGTTGCGAATTAGTAAGTTGATGCCTCTAGTTGGTGAGTATAACTGTCCAATTACAGCATATTCATTTGATTGTAGATGTTTAGCGATCGCTTGTTTCACCATCCATCCTGTAATCACTGCGGTTTGACCGCTACCATAAATCAATTGGTTTGGTTTGTGCTGTGCTGTGTAATAAAACTGGGTGATTTGACCCATATTGAGATTACCACTCACTGAAT harbors:
- a CDS encoding thymidylate synthase, translating into MGQITQFYYTAQHKPNQLIYGSGQTAVITGWMVKQAIAKHLQSNEYAVIGQLYSPTRGINLLIRNLLLNPHVRYLVILNATKEDKNAGACQCLSDFFRYGVEESISDAGRKSWVIRSQVPGYIDIDIDINVLEKLRHSVEIQDATSISDAVGKIQYYAQKETVVPWGTPVEFPMTTVEPTVLPGTRYGHRIEGKTIAETWVKIIHRIKTTGTIRPTGYDGKWQELIDLMAVVTEEPDDFYFPEPNYLPIDRGFLEEYISQILDDAPNQEGVKYTYGQRLRSWFGRDQIEKVIDKLANDIDSARAVMSLWDASQDDNDNPPCLNHIWVRIVDHELSLTATFRSNDMFSAWPANAMGLRALQKYIYNYLIKKTDHVLKMGALITISQSAHIYDDCFENVANIISSQYPKISQQKDYFDPAGSFIITIQNHQIMVEHTTPGSGEVVNCYSGKSAHKLSQQIFTDCPGLQVSHAMYLGVELQKAEMALLMKEQFIYEQDKPVKLQLHQYSNLK